ACGGCTCGACGGCAAAAATATCGGCATCGTCACCGCCTATAACGACATGCTGTCGGCACACGCGCCCTACGAAAGCTACCCATCCATCATCAAGGATGTCGCACGGAAGAACGGCGCCACTGCGCAGGTCGCAGGCGGTGTGCCCGCCATGTGCGATGGCGTGACACAAGGCGTGGAAGGGATGGAGATGTCCCTGTTCAGTCGCGACGTCATTGCCATGGCCACGGGCATTGCGCTCAGCCACGACATGTTCGACGCCGCGCTGTGCCTCGGTATCTGCGACAAGATCGTCCCTGGCCTGATGATTGGCGCATTGTCCTTCGGTCACCTGCCAACGATCTTTGTGCCAGCCGGGCCGATGACCTCCGGTCTGCCCAACAAGGAAAAGGCACGCGTGCGCGAGCTCTATGCGCAAGGGCAGATCGACCGTGAACAGTTGCTTGAAAGCGAAATGGCGTCCTACCATTCCGAAGGGACGTGTACGTTCTACGGCACCGCCAATTCCAATCAGATGCTGATGGAAATGATGGGCATGCACATGCCGGGCAGTGCTTTCATCAATCCAAACACACCGTTGAGAGAAGCCCTGACCCGTGCAACGGCGCTGCGGGCGCTAGAAATGGGCCCGGAAAACCGTCTGATGCACGTCGCCAGTGCCGGCGCATTCGTCAACGCGATCATCGGTCTGCACGCCACGGGCGGCTCCACCAACCACACCCTGCACCTTGTCGCCATGGCGCGTGCCGCAGGCATCCTCCTCGACTGGCAGGACTTCACAGACCTGTCCACGGTGACGCCGCTATTGGCGCGGGTCTATCCAAACGGTCCGGCTGACGTGAACCATTTCCACGCCGCGGGCGGGCTGGGCTTTGTGACGGCACAATTGCTGAAGCACGGTCTGCTGGTGAACGATGTTGTGACAGCCATGGGCCGCGGTCTGGAAGATTATACCTGCGAGCCCTTCCTGCAGGACGGTGAGGTGGTCTGGAAACCGACCCCTGAGAAGTCCTTGAATGAGGACATTGTCCGGCCGATCGAGAATCCGTTCGCGGCCCAGGGCGGCCTGAAGATGCTGACCGGCAATCTGGGGCAGTCCGTGATCAAGGCTTCTGCCGTTGCCCCTGAACACCGCATCGTCGAAGCGCCCGCGATCATCTTCCACGACCAGGAAGAGCTGCAGGCCAAGTTCAAGGCTGGTGAGCTGAACCGCGATTTCGTCGCCGTGGTCCGCTTCCAGGGTCCAGCTGCCAACGGCATGCCAGAGCTTCACCGCCTGTCCACGCCGCTCGGCGTTCTGCAGGACAAGGGCTATAAAGTGGCGCTTGTCACCGACGGCCGGATGTCCGGCGCCTCAGGCAAGACCCCTGCCGCCATTCACCTGACCCCGGAAAGTCTGCACGAAGGACCAATCTCGCGCCTGCGCGACGGCGATATCATCCGCCTCGATGCGGAAGCGGGGACGCTGAACGCAAAGGTGGATGATCTGATGAGCCGGTCACCCGCCGTGCACCAGGCGAACACTCACGACGGGTATGGGCGCGAGCTCTTCTCCATCATGCGGGAAAAAGTGGGTCCTGCAAGCGACGGTGCCTGCACTCTCTTCTCGTAAAGCCACGTACAGGCTTTTCATCGCTGCGCGCAGTGATTAAGGCGCCCTATCAACTGGATACGGGAGTTGCCCCATGCGCGTCGCGATGATTGGAACTGGCTATGTCGGACTGGTGTCCGGCGCGTGTTTTTCGGACTTTGGCCACACGGTCATCTGTGTGGACAAGGACCCCTCCAAGATTGAGCGCCTGGAGCGGGGAGAGATCCCCATTTTCGAGCCGGGCCTCGAAAAGCTTGTGGAAAAGAACGTCGCGGCTGAGCGTCTCTCATTCACGCTCGATATGAAGGACGCCGTCCCCACCGCCGATGCTGTCTTCATCGGCGTCGGCACACCGTCGCGTCGTGGTGACGGCCATGCGGACCTGTCCTATGTCTACGCAGCGGCTGAAGAAATCGCGACACTGATTGACGGCTATACCGTCGTTGTTACCAAATCCACCGTCCCTGTGGGCACTGGCGCAGAGGTCGAGAGGATCATTCAGAAAGTGCGACCCGACCTCAAACCGGGCGTTGATTTCTCGGTCGCCTCAAACCCGGAGTTCCTGCGCGAAGGCGCAGCCATTTCCGATTTCAAACGCCCTGACCGAGTCGTCGTCGGGGCCGAGGATGAAAAGGCACAGGATGTGATGCGGGAGCTCTATCGCCCGCTTTACCTGAACGAGACGCCCATCGTGTTCACCAATCGGGTGACCAGTGAACTGATCAAATACGCGGCCAACGCGTTTCTGGCCACCAAGATCACCTTCATCAACGAGATGGCGGATCTGTGCGAGAAGGTTGGCGCCAACGTGCAACAGGTCGCCAAGGGTATTGGCCTTGATGGCCGGATCGGCGGCAAATTTCTTCACGCGGGCCCAGGCTATGGCGGCTCGTGCTTCCCCAAGGACACGCTCGCGCTTGTCCGCACGGCCCAGCAGTTCGAGGCTCCCATCAAGATCGTTGAAGCGGTCGTCGAAATCAACGACCGCCGCAAGAAGTCTATGGTCGATCGCGTCGCGCAGGCCGTAGGCGGCGACCTGTCCGGCAAGACGGTGGCCATCCTTGGCCTGACGTTCAAGCCGAACACGGACGATATGCGCGACAGCCCGAGCCTCGACCTGATCCCGGCGCTGGAAAAAGCGGGCGCAAAGGTCCGTGCGCATGATCCCGAAGGGATGAAAGAGGCGGCAAAAAGCTTGCCTGACATCTTCTATTGCGATGGACCGTACCATGCGCTGGAAGGCGCCGACTGTGCTGTCATCCTGACCGAATGGGATGCCTATCGCGCACTCGACCTTGATCGGGTCAAGACGCTGCTGACTGCACCGGTCATGGTGGACCTGCGCAACGTGTACGATCCAGTGGTTATGCGGCGTGAAGGTTTTACCTACACCTCAATCGGCCGCCCCCAGAAAGACGTTTGATCAGACCGATCCGCGCGACAGCCCATAGCTGAGCCGTAGGTTCGCCAAGGCCTGCGACGCGGCGCCTTTCAGCAAATTGTCGTGCACGCACGCAATAGCGAGCATATTTGTCGCCGGATCGATCGCCGCGCCACCAATGACAGCGTTTGGCGTACCCGCCACCTGCCCGATTTCTGGCACGTCCGCCTGCACACTGACGGTTGGATTATCAGCGTAGGCTCCGGCCAAACGTTCATTCACCTCGTCAACGTCTGTTCCGTCTCGCAATGGAGCCGCAATCGTCACGATCAGCCCGCGGAAGAACTGCGCCACATGGGGCATGAACCGGACCGGCCTGCCGATGGCAGCACCGATCTCGCCCTGATGACCATGGCCCGCAAAGCCGTAGGGCAGGATATTATCGGCCAGCCTGACAGGGTCATTCTTCGGCCCCGGCGTTGTCCCGGCGCCCGAATAGCCGGACAAGCCGAACAGGGCGGGCGTCCCCGACAGAAGAGATGCCAAGGGATGCAGCGGCAGGATCCCCGCCGTGGCATAGCAGCCTGGATTGGCGATACGCTTGGCACCCTTGATTTCATCGGCCAGCAGATCGGACAGACCAAAGATCCAGCCGTCCTTGTGCCGATAATCGGCGCTCAGATCGACAATAGTTGTTTCCGGCGAGATCCGGTCGAGAGCGTCCACAAAAGGGGCGGCCAGTCCATTGGGCAAGCCGAGAACAATCGCATCCAAACCGGCAGCGGCGATATCGTCAGCCGAAGGATCAGAGAATTCAAGATCGGTCGACACCGTATCGAATACGCTTGAAATGGGCCGGCCTGCATGCTCACGCGACGTGGCCAGAGCGAGTTCGAAATCGCTGTCCCTTTCGATCAGCGCCATCATTTCCCGCCCGACATAGCCGCGCGCACCGACCAGACCAATTCTTCTGACGCTCACTTCGCATTCTCCACAAAGTCCGCCGGACGAGCGGCCAGTTCGCTGGCGAGCGGCACAATATGGTCATCGAGATCCGTCCCGCACCAAAACACGAACCATGGGTCACGCCGGATAAAGCCGTCAGCCACAGCCGTATAAAAGGCGTTGAACGGATTATTCGGACGCGACCGCCAGATGAGGCGCGGCGCCCGCTCGGCCAATTCCCGCCAGACCGCCTTGGCCAGCCCCTCTCCCCGCGCGTCTACGCTCACCGCGAACTTGTCGAGGCAGGAGATTCCGCCCAAGCGCGTCACGACCGCGGCGGCCCGATACCGCTCAGAGTGCAGGATAAAGTCGAGATCCGCCGTCTGCCAGAAATCATCCCGCAACGTACGGCCAAAGGCACCGTTAATCAGCGTGGTGAGCTTGTCTGTATCTGGCGAAGGCTCGGAAATAATCGCCTCGCCCTGACGGATCAGCGTTCCGGCCCCGCCATGGGTGAACAGCTCTCGCATCAGGTGCGATGTATCCGTCATCGAAACCGAACTGGACGGCGGCAGGTCATCCAGCAGGGATTTGATCTGGCTGAGCTTCAACGCCATCCCGGAATGGATCCAGTCTTCGGCCATCAGACGATCATAGTCGCTCTGCAAATTGATGGAGTCGATGATCGCGCCTTTCTCATCGAGCAGGCCGCCTGTCGAGGTCAGGAAAACGATCTTCTGTGGACTGACGGCACGGGCGACTTCGCGCGCAACGTCGTCCGCATTCACGTTGAGCAGACGGCCACGACTGTCCTGCCCCACGCAACAGATCAGGGGAATGGCCCGCGTGTGCAGAAGGTCATCAATGCCTTGCGCATTCACGCCGATGGCCCGGCCCACGCGGCCATATTTTTCCTCATCAAGCGGCTCCGCTTTCACGGTCGCGGGCGGCGCGAGAACGGCGCTGCCCCCCGCCGTACCGACGGCCTTGACCAAGGACAGGCCGGTCGCTGCTGCCTCTTCCGCGACAATAGCAATAGCCTCGTCCGGGGTGACCCGCAGATTGTCCCGACGCTCTGTCTTGATGCCAGCCGCAGTCAGACGCGCGTCAAGCTGCGGTCCAGCGCCCAGCACAACAATCGGTTTGAGTTCGAGTGCCTGGAGCAGCGCGAGCCGCTCCGCAAGAGCCGCGCACTCTTCAGCGACGAGAGCGCCGCCTACCTTGATCACGGCAAAGCAACCGCCATTGGAGCGACTGAACTGTTGCAGATAGGTCCGGACCTCACGTCCTTCTTCCAGATTGGACAGAAGCAACGTCGCCCGTTCCCGGAAACTGAAACCGGCATCAGCCATGATTCACAATCCGTTCGTAAGCGGAATAGGCGAGCTCGAGTTGTTCGATTGTCACCCACTCATTCGCAGTGTGAGCCTGCGCAATATCGCCGGGCCCAAGAACGATGGCCGGCACCCCGGCAGCCGCAAACAGCGCCGCCTCGGTCCAGAAATTGACCGCTTCGCCCTTCTCAAGACCGACTTCGTCCAGCCACTGGGTGGCCTGTGCCTGTGCGAACCCGGCGGGCCCATCCACATCATCCGGCAAGGCGGGACCCACAAACCGGATCATCCGTTCGGCATCGACAATATCAGAAGCTGCCGAATCGAAGGCTTCAAGAAGAGCCAGATGGTCGGTGCCCGGAAGAGCGCGAAAGCCGAACAGCAATTCAGCCGACGCAGCGATCATGTTCGGCTTCACACCGCCCTCGATCCGCCCAACGTTGAGACGGTTCTTCGCCGCCTCAGGATGGTCAAGCACGGCTGTGATCCACCGTGCGGCGTCATGGACAGCACTCTTGGCCTTTTCGCCGGAGGAGTGGCCACTGGTTCCTGTAAAGGCCATCTTGGCACTGAGGATACCGCGATGCTCCGTCACCGCCCGCACGGATGTTGGCTCTGCGATAATGGCCTGACGTACGGGTGGTGGCACCTCGAGATAGCGGCGGATACAGGCGCTCTGCCCCGACTCCTCATCCGTCGACAGGACCAGGTGCATCGGTGCGGTCGTGCGAGACGCCAAGGCAAACAGACAAGCCGCTGCGCCCTTGATATCGCAGGCCCCGAGGCCATAGACCCTGCCATTCGTGACTTTCAGCGTGTGCGGATCGCTCTGCCACCCCTCCGCCACGGGAACCGTGTCCAGATGGACGTTGAACAGTACCGGCGCATCACCGCGAATGGCCTCAATGACGATCGATCCGCCCCCATAATCGTGCACCTTGATGTCAAAGCCGGGCAGCCGATCACGGACCGTCTGGACCAGCGGTCCGTCGGCCGTCACGGCGCGCGGCGGATTCTGCGTGTCCACCGCAACCAGCGCTTTGAGATGGTCGAGTATGTTGTCTGTCAGTGCACTCACTTTGCCTGCTCACCTATTTGCCGCCAGAGTTGGGTGGATTGGCCCGAAAGCCGTGTGAAGCCTTGGGCTTCCGCGCCTGACCACGCCGCTTTCTGCGCGTAGACTGAATCCTTCTTGCGCAGAATATAGGGTGACTTGACGGCAGCCGCCGTCACAACGCCGCCATGGGTCATCACCGTCACGTCACCGGACGTGCGGCCTTGGGACGATGTCAGATAGGCTTCAAGATCGTCACGCAGCGGATCAAAGAACCGACCATCATAGACAAGATCGACCCACTGGTCGCCAACATCCCGGCGGAATGCATTTTGTGCCATTGACGAAACGGCCTCACAAAGCGCCGTATGCGCTGCTTCCAAGGCGAAGAGCCCGGGCGCTTCGAACACGATCCGGCCCTTCAGACCGACCAGCGTGTCGCCGGTATAAATATCATAGCCCACGCCATAAGGACCGAACCGCTCGTTCAGCGCTTTCAGCATCGAGGCACCATCCATCGAATTGCCGTCGATTGCCACCGGGCGACCCTTGTCGAAGGTGATGACAACCTTCAGCGGCTCCGTCGGCCAATCTTTCGGCAAGGCAGTCAGGACGCGGGCATCCGCCTCCGGGACATCCCATTCATCAATCGGCCCGCCGGACAGCGTGGCGCCAAGCAGGTTCTCGTTCACCGAAAAGCGGCTGGCGCGCTCTGGCACGTCGAACCCGCGGGCGCGGAGAAACTCCATCTCATAGGCCCGGACATTTTCCTTGTCCTGAATATCCCGGATGGGCGCGATAATTTTGGCATCAGTCAGGGCGGCGAGGCTGACGTCAAACCGCACCTGGTCGTTCCCCATGCCCGTGCAGCCATGGGCGATGGCGTTGGCGCCGACTTCCCTCGCCAGATCGACGCCCAACCGGGCGATGAGATAGCGGTCCGCGCACAGAACGGGATAGCGCCCCTGGCGCCGCGCGCCGCCTGCGAGGAACGGCACCACGATTTCGTCCCACAGCATCGGCCCGGCATCAATGGTCCGGTGATCGACGGCACCAAGCTCTTTCGCACGCGCTGCGATCTTGGCCTCAGCCTGAGGATCAGCGCTGCCGGTGTGCACGTAATAGGTATAAACTTCGAAGCCTTCTTCTTTCAGGCTGGCAACGCAATAGGACGTATCCAGACCACCGGAAAACGCCAGAACGACTTTCTTGCTCATTGAGGCAATCCTTTGAGAACTGCGGACATGACCGCTTTTTGGACATGGAGGCGATTTTCCGCCTCGTCGATAATCAGGGAGCGGGGGCTGTCCGCCACCGCATCCGTCGCCTTCACATTCCGCCGCATGGGCAGGCAATGGCTGAAGGTCGCATTGTTCGTCATCGCCATCTTCTCTTCATCGACGATGAAGTGCTTGAACGGCGCGCTCATTTCCTGCTGCGCTGGTACGTTGCCGAGCAGCGGGAGCGGCCCCCAGCTTTTGGCGTAAACGGCGTCCGCGCCCTGATAGGCTTCGGCGATATCGTGCGTCACGCTGAACGACCGGCCATTCTCTTTGGCAAACTGGGCGCCCGCGTCCATGTACCGCTCGTCCAGAAGATAGTCCTTGGTCGGACAGAGAAGCGTCACGTCCATCCCCATCTTGGTCGCCGCCAGGATCGCGGAGTTTGCCACCGCCGTATTGAGCGGCTTGGGGTGATAGGTCCATGTCATCACAAATTTCTTGCCGTCAAGATCGCCATGCGCCTCCTGCAGGGCCAGCAGCATGGCCAGCTCCTGACACGGGTGGACGATCGTCTCCATATTGATGATCGGCACGGTCGCATATTTGGCGAAGGCGGAGAGCATGGGGTCTTCGCGCTCTTCAGCCCAGTTCTTGAACTTCGGAAATGCGCGGATGCAGATCAGATCCACATAGCGGGAGAGGACGCGGGCCGCTTCCTTGGCGTGCTCTTCAGGATCACCATCCATCACCGCCCCGTCAGAGAATTCGACCGGCCATGTGCCCGCCGCATCCAGCACCACCGCCTGCGCACCAAGCTGATGCGCGCCAACCTGAAAGGAGGTCCGTGTCCTCAACGACGGATTGTAGAAGACAAGCGCGATCGATTTGCCTTCGAGACGTTTCTGGTGCGGCGAGGCTTTCAGCGCACGGGCATCGGCCAACAGGGCCTCCAGCTCGAGACGGGACCAGTCGGCGGTTGTCAGGAAGTTCTTGGGCATGTCTCTCTCGTGATCGTCACAGTCAGTCGAACCAAATAAAAAAACCGGCGCAAGCGGCCGGCCGGGTCGGAGCAGATGAGGGTCGTTCGCCTAGTCGCGAACCCCGCAAGCCCCAGCGCACCGGCGCGAAATCGCGCGGCGTCGGTATGGAAGAAGGGCGTGGACAGCTGAGGTCATGGCGCGGCTTATATGAGCCCGCCCCCCTTAACGCAAGCACGAATCGGCGATTACTCAGCCGCAACAAGGCAGAAAACTGCCAAATGACCCGTCGACAGAGAGGGTCTTTTCGATAAAAAGCCCTCAAACGCAAACAAGGACCCCGCCATGACCGAGAAAACGCCCCAGACAAAGTCCGCCATGTGGGGTGGCCGGTTTGCGGAAGGTCCCGCCGAAGCCATGCAGCGCTTCAACGCGTCGATCGATGAAGACAAGCGCCTGGCGATGGAAGATATTGACGGCTCAATTGCTCATGCCGCCATGCTCGGGGGCCAAGGCATCATCACGGCGGATGAAGCCGAGACGCTCATTGATGGCCTTGAGACGGTCCGCGGCGAGATCAAGACCGGTCATTTCACCTGGAAGCTTGAACTGGAAGACGTTCACATGAACGTCGAAAGCCGCCTGCGCGAAGTGGTGGGCGACGTGGCAGGCAAGCTGCACACCGGGCGGTCGCGCAATGATCAGGTGGCAACAGACATTCGGCTTTATACCCGCCGTGCGCTCGACCAGATGGTGGAGATGGTGCGGCAGGTGCAGAAGGCGTTTCTGGATCAGGCCAAAGGTCACGAAGAAACGGTGATGCCGGGCTTCACCCATTTGCAGATCGCCCAGCCGATTTCCTATGCTTTTTACTGCCTCGCCTATGTGGAGATGTTCGAACGCGACCGGCTTCGACTGCTCGGCGTGCGTGAGCTGTTGAATGAGTCTCCGCTTGGTGCCGCCGCGCTCGCGGGCACGCCCCATCCGATCAATCGGGAGCAGACGGCCAAGGCGCTCGGCTTCGACCGCCCCTGCCGCAATGCGCTTGATGCCGTTTCGGCGCGTGACTTTGTGCTGGATACCGTGGCAGTGGCCAGCCTCTGCGCCACCCATATTTCGCGGTATGCGGAGGAAGTGGTCATCTATGCCACGCCGCAATTCGGCTATTTCCGCGTCGGCGATGCCTACTCCACCGGCAGCTCTATCATGCCGCAGAAACGCAATCCGGATGCCGCCGAACTGCTCCGCGCCAAGGTCGGATCGATCGCCGGCGCGTTCACCACACTGACTCTCTGCACCAAGGGTCTGCCACTGGCCTATTCAAAAGATCTGCAGGACACCAAGAAGCCGATGATGGATGCCCTCGACACGCTGGGCATGTCATTGGACATCCTGGCCCGGATGATCGACTCCACAACCATCAACGCCGCCGCCATGGAACGCGACGCAAGCCGCGGCTATTCCACCGCAACCGACCTGGCCGATCAGCTGGCCGCCGCGGGCACGCCGTTCCG
This genomic stretch from Parvularcula sp. LCG005 harbors:
- the edd gene encoding phosphogluconate dehydratase, producing MTRLNETVAAVLKRIEERSRDTRAAYIEKCEAMASRGKRSRHSCGNLAHAYASAPAGDKLRLRLDGKNIGIVTAYNDMLSAHAPYESYPSIIKDVARKNGATAQVAGGVPAMCDGVTQGVEGMEMSLFSRDVIAMATGIALSHDMFDAALCLGICDKIVPGLMIGALSFGHLPTIFVPAGPMTSGLPNKEKARVRELYAQGQIDREQLLESEMASYHSEGTCTFYGTANSNQMLMEMMGMHMPGSAFINPNTPLREALTRATALRALEMGPENRLMHVASAGAFVNAIIGLHATGGSTNHTLHLVAMARAAGILLDWQDFTDLSTVTPLLARVYPNGPADVNHFHAAGGLGFVTAQLLKHGLLVNDVVTAMGRGLEDYTCEPFLQDGEVVWKPTPEKSLNEDIVRPIENPFAAQGGLKMLTGNLGQSVIKASAVAPEHRIVEAPAIIFHDQEELQAKFKAGELNRDFVAVVRFQGPAANGMPELHRLSTPLGVLQDKGYKVALVTDGRMSGASGKTPAAIHLTPESLHEGPISRLRDGDIIRLDAEAGTLNAKVDDLMSRSPAVHQANTHDGYGRELFSIMREKVGPASDGACTLFS
- a CDS encoding UDP-glucose/GDP-mannose dehydrogenase family protein; this translates as MRVAMIGTGYVGLVSGACFSDFGHTVICVDKDPSKIERLERGEIPIFEPGLEKLVEKNVAAERLSFTLDMKDAVPTADAVFIGVGTPSRRGDGHADLSYVYAAAEEIATLIDGYTVVVTKSTVPVGTGAEVERIIQKVRPDLKPGVDFSVASNPEFLREGAAISDFKRPDRVVVGAEDEKAQDVMRELYRPLYLNETPIVFTNRVTSELIKYAANAFLATKITFINEMADLCEKVGANVQQVAKGIGLDGRIGGKFLHAGPGYGGSCFPKDTLALVRTAQQFEAPIKIVEAVVEINDRRKKSMVDRVAQAVGGDLSGKTVAILGLTFKPNTDDMRDSPSLDLIPALEKAGAKVRAHDPEGMKEAAKSLPDIFYCDGPYHALEGADCAVILTEWDAYRALDLDRVKTLLTAPVMVDLRNVYDPVVMRREGFTYTSIGRPQKDV
- a CDS encoding Asd/ArgC dimerization domain-containing protein; amino-acid sequence: MSVRRIGLVGARGYVGREMMALIERDSDFELALATSREHAGRPISSVFDTVSTDLEFSDPSADDIAAAGLDAIVLGLPNGLAAPFVDALDRISPETTIVDLSADYRHKDGWIFGLSDLLADEIKGAKRIANPGCYATAGILPLHPLASLLSGTPALFGLSGYSGAGTTPGPKNDPVRLADNILPYGFAGHGHQGEIGAAIGRPVRFMPHVAQFFRGLIVTIAAPLRDGTDVDEVNERLAGAYADNPTVSVQADVPEIGQVAGTPNAVIGGAAIDPATNMLAIACVHDNLLKGAASQALANLRLSYGLSRGSV
- a CDS encoding acetylglutamate kinase, whose amino-acid sequence is MADAGFSFRERATLLLSNLEEGREVRTYLQQFSRSNGGCFAVIKVGGALVAEECAALAERLALLQALELKPIVVLGAGPQLDARLTAAGIKTERRDNLRVTPDEAIAIVAEEAAATGLSLVKAVGTAGGSAVLAPPATVKAEPLDEEKYGRVGRAIGVNAQGIDDLLHTRAIPLICCVGQDSRGRLLNVNADDVAREVARAVSPQKIVFLTSTGGLLDEKGAIIDSINLQSDYDRLMAEDWIHSGMALKLSQIKSLLDDLPPSSSVSMTDTSHLMRELFTHGGAGTLIRQGEAIISEPSPDTDKLTTLINGAFGRTLRDDFWQTADLDFILHSERYRAAAVVTRLGGISCLDKFAVSVDARGEGLAKAVWRELAERAPRLIWRSRPNNPFNAFYTAVADGFIRRDPWFVFWCGTDLDDHIVPLASELAARPADFVENAK
- a CDS encoding acetylornithine deacetylase, with amino-acid sequence MSALTDNILDHLKALVAVDTQNPPRAVTADGPLVQTVRDRLPGFDIKVHDYGGGSIVIEAIRGDAPVLFNVHLDTVPVAEGWQSDPHTLKVTNGRVYGLGACDIKGAAACLFALASRTTAPMHLVLSTDEESGQSACIRRYLEVPPPVRQAIIAEPTSVRAVTEHRGILSAKMAFTGTSGHSSGEKAKSAVHDAARWITAVLDHPEAAKNRLNVGRIEGGVKPNMIAASAELLFGFRALPGTDHLALLEAFDSAASDIVDAERMIRFVGPALPDDVDGPAGFAQAQATQWLDEVGLEKGEAVNFWTEAALFAAAGVPAIVLGPGDIAQAHTANEWVTIEQLELAYSAYERIVNHG
- the argG gene encoding argininosuccinate synthase, with product MSKKVVLAFSGGLDTSYCVASLKEEGFEVYTYYVHTGSADPQAEAKIAARAKELGAVDHRTIDAGPMLWDEIVVPFLAGGARRQGRYPVLCADRYLIARLGVDLAREVGANAIAHGCTGMGNDQVRFDVSLAALTDAKIIAPIRDIQDKENVRAYEMEFLRARGFDVPERASRFSVNENLLGATLSGGPIDEWDVPEADARVLTALPKDWPTEPLKVVITFDKGRPVAIDGNSMDGASMLKALNERFGPYGVGYDIYTGDTLVGLKGRIVFEAPGLFALEAAHTALCEAVSSMAQNAFRRDVGDQWVDLVYDGRFFDPLRDDLEAYLTSSQGRTSGDVTVMTHGGVVTAAAVKSPYILRKKDSVYAQKAAWSGAEAQGFTRLSGQSTQLWRQIGEQAK
- a CDS encoding N-acetylornithine carbamoyltransferase; translated protein: MPKNFLTTADWSRLELEALLADARALKASPHQKRLEGKSIALVFYNPSLRTRTSFQVGAHQLGAQAVVLDAAGTWPVEFSDGAVMDGDPEEHAKEAARVLSRYVDLICIRAFPKFKNWAEEREDPMLSAFAKYATVPIINMETIVHPCQELAMLLALQEAHGDLDGKKFVMTWTYHPKPLNTAVANSAILAATKMGMDVTLLCPTKDYLLDERYMDAGAQFAKENGRSFSVTHDIAEAYQGADAVYAKSWGPLPLLGNVPAQQEMSAPFKHFIVDEEKMAMTNNATFSHCLPMRRNVKATDAVADSPRSLIIDEAENRLHVQKAVMSAVLKGLPQ
- the argH gene encoding argininosuccinate lyase → MTEKTPQTKSAMWGGRFAEGPAEAMQRFNASIDEDKRLAMEDIDGSIAHAAMLGGQGIITADEAETLIDGLETVRGEIKTGHFTWKLELEDVHMNVESRLREVVGDVAGKLHTGRSRNDQVATDIRLYTRRALDQMVEMVRQVQKAFLDQAKGHEETVMPGFTHLQIAQPISYAFYCLAYVEMFERDRLRLLGVRELLNESPLGAAALAGTPHPINREQTAKALGFDRPCRNALDAVSARDFVLDTVAVASLCATHISRYAEEVVIYATPQFGYFRVGDAYSTGSSIMPQKRNPDAAELLRAKVGSIAGAFTTLTLCTKGLPLAYSKDLQDTKKPMMDALDTLGMSLDILARMIDSTTINAAAMERDASRGYSTATDLADQLAAAGTPFRDAHHIVGALVAYCEKNDLMLHEVPLSDAVKISPRINQDMLDRLTPLASICAKRSAGSTAPEEVLKQIAFWEDALA